The genomic DNA CTCTCAGTGTTCTCTGGACTTGATTGGTTTCCTTGAAAGGCAAAAGCTTTCCTTTAGAGAAGAGTTCATCAGCTGGCATCATCGTGTAGTTTGAGACAGAGAACTCGAAattatcagaagaagaagaagaagaaccctctGGTTTAGAGAGAGGGCTTGATCTCGTCGTCTTGGTCGTCGTCTCAGGCCTAATCTCAACGAAATCGTTAGAGAAAGAGATTCTAGGACTCATACCAccattaccaccaccaccattggAGTTGTACATTTCTAAGCATGCCATTAGAGAGACAGAAGAGCTCGTTTGTGTCGAATTATAAACTCACCTTTAAAGACTCTTTCagacagacagagagagaaaaaaaagagagagagttaattCTGGTAGGGACAGTCAAATTGCACAGAGAAGCCTTGTGTGCAGTAAAgggtattatatatatactactcaAATTA from Camelina sativa cultivar DH55 chromosome 2, Cs, whole genome shotgun sequence includes the following:
- the LOC104745347 gene encoding uncharacterized protein LOC104745347 — encoded protein: MACLEMYNSNGGGGNGGMSPRISFSNDFVEIRPETTTKTTRSSPLSKPEGSSSSSSDNFEFSVSNYTMMPADELFSKGKLLPFKETNQVQRTLREELLVEEDEDEAGPPRDATNIFSLKPPIFSSSSSSSSSSSKGRWKGLLGLKRAHVGSKNNEVHMINNNKQSQEAMGGREGSSCSREMKKSM